From one Neovison vison isolate M4711 chromosome 1, ASM_NN_V1, whole genome shotgun sequence genomic stretch:
- the HIGD2A gene encoding HIG1 domain family member 2A, mitochondrial, with product MAAPGPVTPGPPFEPAQPPVIEGFSPSIYRTQESFKEKFIRKTRENPMVPIGCLGTAAALTYGLYCFHRGQSQRSQLMMRTRIAAQGFTVAAILLGLAASAMKSRS from the exons ATGGCGGCTCCTGGTCCTGTGACTCCGGGGCCACCCTTTGAACCAGCACAGCCCCCAGTCATTGAGGGCTTTAGCCCCAGTATCTACCGCACTCAAGAAAGCTTCAAGGAAAAATTTATTCGCAAGACCCGCGAGAACCCAATGGTACCCATAG GCTGCCTGGGCACGGCGGCCGCCCTCACCTACGGCCTCTACTGCTTCCACCGGGGTCAGAGCCAGCGCTCTCAGCTCATGATGCGCACCCGGATCGCTGCCCAGGGCTTCACGGTCGCAGCCATCTTGCTGGGTCTGGCTGCATCTGCTATGAAGTCTCGATCCTGA